The following are encoded in a window of Arvicanthis niloticus isolate mArvNil1 chromosome 1, mArvNil1.pat.X, whole genome shotgun sequence genomic DNA:
- the Klf9 gene encoding Krueppel-like factor 9: MSAAAYMDFVAAQCLVSISNRAAVPEHGGAPDAERLRLPEREVTKEHGDPGDTWKDYCTLVTIAKSLLDLNKYRPIQTPSVCSDSLESPDEDIGSDSDVTTESGSSPSHSPEERQDSGSAPSPLSLLHSGVASKGKHASEKRHKCPYSGCGKVYGKSSHLKAHYRVHTGERPFPCTWPDCLKKFSRSDELTRHYRTHTGEKQFRCPLCEKRFMRSDHLTKHARRHTEFHPSMIKRSKKALASPL, from the exons ATGTCCGCGGCCGCCTACATGGACTTCGTGGCTGCCCAGTGTCTGGTTTCCATTTCCAACCGCGCCGCCGTGCCGGAGCACGGGGGCGCTCCGGACGCCGAGCGGCTGCGACTACCTGAGCGCGAGGTGACCAAGGAACACGGTGACCCGGGGGACACCTGGAAGGATTATTGCACACTGGTCACCATCGCCAAGAGCCTGTTGGACCTGAACAAATACCGACCCATCCAGACCCCCTCGGTGTGCAGCGACAGTCTGGAGAGTCCCGATGAGGATATAGGATCCGACAGCGACGTGACCACCGAATCTGGGTCGAGTCCTTCCCACAGCCCGGAGGAGAGACAGGATTCTGGCAGCGCGCCCAGCCCGCTCTCCCTCCTCCACTCTGGAGTGGCTTCGAAGGGGAAACACGCCTCCGAAAAGAGGCACAAGTGCCCCTACAGTGGCTGTGGGAAAGTCTATGGAAAATCCTCCCATCTTAAAGCCCATTACAGAGTGCATACAG GTGAACGGCCCTTTCCCTGCACGTGGCCAGATTGCCTTAAAAAGTTCTCGCGCTCGGATGAGCTGACCCGCCACTACCGGACCCACACTGGCGAGAAGCAGTTCCGCTGCCCGCTGTGTGAGAAGAGATTCATGAGGAGTGATCACCTCACCAAGCATGCCCGGCGTCACACCGAGTTCCACCCCAGCATGATCAAGAGATCAAAAAAGGCTCTTGCCAGCCCCTTGTGA